GAAGCCGGGAGGTGAAGAGAGACAAGAGATGCCAGCTGCATCTAGAGAGGAAGGACCAAGGTTAGGGAGAGCTGGTGTGGGAACGGGAAACCAGAAGGTCCAGTGTCTGACTGCAAGCGGGAGGAGGCTCCATGGTGGTGGCGGCGGTGGACAGAGAAACGAAGATGTCAGGATACTTTccggaggaggggaggggactggggatGGTTGTGAATGAAATGCAACAAGATGGGGGCGCATATAAGAGGCAGGCAGTTGAAGATAAAGTAGAGACGATATAGGAAGAGAATGGCGAGACCCTTTAGTGCAGAGTGCGGGGATGACATAAAAGATCCATGAGTGGAAAGTGGGGAACTGGGTTAGTGGGACTCTGGGCAAGAATCTAGGGAGGAAACTCGAGGCCACGACAACTGTGGAGATTTGGGAGGTCCTGAGGAGGATCTAGTCGGGTGGAGATCTCCCACCCCCAAGGTGTTGTGGGACCTGAGGGAGAGGATTAAGCCAGAGCTTGAGTAGAGCTCTGAGAAGGAGGGAAAGGTAGATTGGAGGCCACCAGGGCCTGGAATGGAAAGCTAGAGAGGTCCTAAGCTAAAAGGAGAGAAATGGACTTGGAGATGGATTGTGGCGGGTGGCAGTGGACGCAGGGAATCCGAAGGATGTCCGAGGTCCTGACCTGAGACTGGTGGAGCTGGGTGTTGCCAAGCCCTggtggaggaaatccagagatggGAACTGGAGTCAGTTTTCACTTTGTAGGAAGGTAGGTCAGTAGCACAGAGTCTGGCAGAGAATGGAAACACCTTTTTaggaatttttttcctgaaaggaagagacagaactTAACTTATCTTCCCTCCGCCGCTCCCAGCTGCCGCTCcagatgctgctgctgccgccgcggCCACCTCACCCTCGGTCCTCCTCCCCGGAGGTCATGGACCCACCGCCCCCAAAAACTCCCCCATTTCCCAAGGCGGAAGGCCCCTCCTCCACTTCTTCCTCGGTGGCAGGGCCGCGGCCACCGCGGCTGGGCCGCCACCTACTCATCGACGCCAACGGGGTCCCCTACACGTACACCGTGCAGCTGGAGGAGGAACCTCGGGGCCCGCCGCAGCGCGAGGCGACCCCGGGAGAGCCAAGTCCTCGCAAGGGCTACAGCTGCCCAGAGTGCGCTCGTGTCTTTGCCAGCCCTCTACGGCTGCAGAGCCACCGTGTGTCGCACTCGGACCTCAAGCCCTTTACGTGTGGTGCTTGTGGCAAAGCCTTTAAGCGCTCCAGCCACCTGTCGCGGCACCGCGCCACTCATCGCGCGCGCGCTGGCCCACCGCACAGCTGCCCGCTCTGTCCACGCCGCTTCCAGGACGCCGCGGAGCTGGCGCAGCACGTGCGCCTGCACTGAGCTTGGCCCTGCTATCTCTGGGCCACCACGTCTGACCCACACAG
This genomic window from Chionomys nivalis chromosome 2, mChiNiv1.1, whole genome shotgun sequence contains:
- the Znf580 gene encoding zinc finger protein 580: MLLLPPRPPHPRSSSPEVMDPPPPKTPPFPKAEGPSSTSSSVAGPRPPRLGRHLLIDANGVPYTYTVQLEEEPRGPPQREATPGEPSPRKGYSCPECARVFASPLRLQSHRVSHSDLKPFTCGACGKAFKRSSHLSRHRATHRARAGPPHSCPLCPRRFQDAAELAQHVRLH